The Arachis ipaensis cultivar K30076 chromosome B07, Araip1.1, whole genome shotgun sequence genome includes a window with the following:
- the LOC107608405 gene encoding arabinogalactan peptide 22 has product MTFLIALASSSSGVLALYTLLLAIFQPAIIEAQSLSPVPAPAPTSDGTSIDQGIAYVLMLVALVLTYLIHPLNISFYNL; this is encoded by the exons atgacatTTCTCATAGCTCTTGCTTCTTCTTCGTCAGGTGTTTTGGCCTTATATACTCTTCTTCTTGCCATCTTTCAACCAGCTATTATTGAAGCCCAATCCCTTTCTCCTGTACCTGCACCTGCTCCCACCAGCGATG GTACTTCAATAGACCAAGGAATTGCCTACGTGCTTATGCTTGTGGCATTGGTTCTCACATACCTCATCCACCCTCTTAATATCTCTTTCTACAATTTGTGA
- the LOC107607447 gene encoding thioredoxin X, chloroplastic-like, with the protein MGFIRFSFYSSQTRTTCPKLRYFRQFTVTCGTTITEINETQFNNTVLKADRPVLVEFVAKWCGPCRLISPTMESLAQEYEDRLTVAKIDDYANPRLIEEYKVYGLSTLIHFKNGQKVTESRREGAITKVKLKDYVDALLESISVSQRRVEILFPSRFVGFLQY; encoded by the exons atggggtttatcaggttTTCCTTTTATTCCTCCCAAACAAGAACTACATGTCCCAAGCTCCGCTATTTCCGTCAATTCACCGTTACGTGCGGTACCACCATCACAGAGATCAATGAGACACAGTTTAACAACACTGTTTTGAAGGCTGACCGTCCCGTTCTCGTTGAGTTCGTCGCTAAATGGTGCGGTCCTTGCCGTTTGATCTCTCCCACTATGGAATCCCTAGCTCAG GAATATGAAGACAGATTAACAGTGGCGAAGATTGATGATTATGCGAACCCTAGGCTAATCGAAGAGTACAAAGTTTATGGGCTATCAACATTGATCCACTTCAAGAATGGACAGAAAGTTACAGAAAGCAGAAGAGAAGGTGCAATCACCAAAGTTAAACTCAAAGACTATGTGGATGCTTTATTGGAATCAATCTCAGTTTCGCAGAGACGAGTCGAAATTCTGTTTCCCTCTCGGTTTGTTGGATTTCTACAATATTGA